In the Anguilla anguilla isolate fAngAng1 chromosome 7, fAngAng1.pri, whole genome shotgun sequence genome, one interval contains:
- the LOC118231891 gene encoding dickkopf-related protein 2-like isoform X1 — protein MLELAWTRCWCFFILLGAVIRMEEVGAKVNAIKSVLLEEPPTQSTNHSANHQTGTVKKGNPIQVYHCSADKECTVGSYCHAPHHGPSRCLNCRRRKRRCHRDSMCCPGNRCSSYICVPISESVLPPQIPALEEHNKLPVKRNGWKKNGKAHSKLPLSKGHEGAPCLRSSDCADGNCCARHFWTKICKPVLRQGEVCTRQRRKGSHGLEIFQRCDCAKGLACKAWRDASAATKSRLHMCQRV, from the exons ATGCTGGAACTGGCGTGGACTaggtgctggtgtttttttattctgctgggCGCGGTGATAAGGATGGAAGAAGTAGGGGCTAAGGTAAACGCAATCAAATCGGTTTTACTGGAGGAACCACCGACACAATCGACCAACCACTCCGCGAATCATCAGACTGGAACCGTCAAAAAGGGCAACCCTATACAG gTGTATCACTGCAGCGCCGATAAGGAGTGCACCGTGGGAAGCTACTGCCACGCCCCCCACCATGGCCCCTCCCGCTGCCTCAACTgccggaggaggaagaggcgtTGCCATAGAGACAGCATGTGTTGCCCCGGCAACCGCTGCAGCAGCT aTATCTGTGTTCCAATCTCAGAAAGTGTTCTGCCACCCCAAATCCCAGCTTTAGAGGAGCACAACAAGCTGCCTGTCAAGAGGAATGGCTGgaaaaagaatggaaaagcACATTCAAAGCTGCCTCTGTCCAAAG GTCACGAGGGCGCCCCCTGCCTGCGGTCCTCGGACTGCGCGGACGGAAACTGCTGCGCCCGGCACTTCTGGACGAAGATCTGCAAGCCGGTGCTGCGGCAGGGGGAGGTGTGCACGCGGCAGCGCAGGAAGGGCTCGCACGGCCTGGAGATCTTCCAGCGCTGCGACTGCGCCAAGGGCCTGGCCTGCAAGGCCTGGAGGGACGCCTCCGCCGCCACCAAGTCCAGACTGCACATGTGCCAGCGG gtgtga
- the LOC118231891 gene encoding dickkopf-related protein 2-like isoform X2, with protein sequence MKGGSLRAEETGGRCQVYHCSADKECTVGSYCHAPHHGPSRCLNCRRRKRRCHRDSMCCPGNRCSSYICVPISESVLPPQIPALEEHNKLPVKRNGWKKNGKAHSKLPLSKGHEGAPCLRSSDCADGNCCARHFWTKICKPVLRQGEVCTRQRRKGSHGLEIFQRCDCAKGLACKAWRDASAATKSRLHMCQRV encoded by the exons ATGAAAGGAGGAAGTCTCCGTGCTGAGGAGACAGGTGGTCGCTGCCAG gTGTATCACTGCAGCGCCGATAAGGAGTGCACCGTGGGAAGCTACTGCCACGCCCCCCACCATGGCCCCTCCCGCTGCCTCAACTgccggaggaggaagaggcgtTGCCATAGAGACAGCATGTGTTGCCCCGGCAACCGCTGCAGCAGCT aTATCTGTGTTCCAATCTCAGAAAGTGTTCTGCCACCCCAAATCCCAGCTTTAGAGGAGCACAACAAGCTGCCTGTCAAGAGGAATGGCTGgaaaaagaatggaaaagcACATTCAAAGCTGCCTCTGTCCAAAG GTCACGAGGGCGCCCCCTGCCTGCGGTCCTCGGACTGCGCGGACGGAAACTGCTGCGCCCGGCACTTCTGGACGAAGATCTGCAAGCCGGTGCTGCGGCAGGGGGAGGTGTGCACGCGGCAGCGCAGGAAGGGCTCGCACGGCCTGGAGATCTTCCAGCGCTGCGACTGCGCCAAGGGCCTGGCCTGCAAGGCCTGGAGGGACGCCTCCGCCGCCACCAAGTCCAGACTGCACATGTGCCAGCGGgtgtga